A genomic window from Brevibacillus agri includes:
- a CDS encoding PDZ domain-containing protein, giving the protein MAIQADMLSIAYGFAAFFLNPVFYLFLGFIYLHYRRQMKLERQLFAARMQSPLLSTIRAAGMGVAGGLCISLLAAGLGVVVQAQDLWILWALALLLALVRLRFLCFAYAAGLLTVFHVIAQLFPGLQDVPGLGSVWTMLLQAKPIPLLALVAIMHLIEAMLVRWNGGRDASPLFVEGQRGRIVGAYLLHSFWLTPLALFVQVEPGTISGALYPGWPFFSGELASFGLMLLPTVTGFSDMTQTMTPLEKVKQISKNLTWYAVGLLALCALSVLFAPLVLLAALFALFGHEALFFWSQWKERKRSPYYIQSSRGIKVMGVIPGTRAEEIGIVTGEIIVKVNGIPVRDKEDLYPALQANPAFCKMEVLTREGEMKFVQCAVYAGNHHQLGIIVVPDATTRVFVDLKRSSVVELIKQKLEKLNVGA; this is encoded by the coding sequence TTGGCGATTCAGGCAGATATGCTTTCCATTGCATATGGCTTTGCCGCATTTTTTCTCAATCCCGTTTTTTACCTCTTTCTCGGCTTCATTTACTTGCACTATCGCAGACAGATGAAGCTGGAAAGGCAGCTCTTTGCCGCACGCATGCAGTCTCCGCTCCTTTCGACAATCCGCGCAGCAGGGATGGGCGTGGCAGGGGGATTGTGCATCTCTCTTCTCGCCGCAGGACTGGGAGTCGTCGTGCAGGCGCAGGATTTGTGGATTTTATGGGCATTGGCCCTTCTTTTGGCGCTGGTTCGCTTGCGTTTTCTCTGCTTTGCTTATGCGGCGGGTCTGCTGACGGTTTTCCATGTAATTGCCCAACTGTTTCCGGGTTTGCAGGACGTTCCTGGTCTGGGCAGTGTGTGGACAATGCTGCTGCAGGCGAAGCCGATTCCGCTCCTTGCCCTGGTAGCCATCATGCACTTGATCGAAGCGATGCTCGTCCGCTGGAACGGGGGCAGGGACGCTTCTCCGCTGTTTGTCGAAGGACAGCGCGGACGAATCGTCGGGGCTTACTTGTTGCATTCTTTTTGGCTGACTCCGCTTGCCCTGTTCGTCCAGGTGGAGCCGGGGACGATCAGTGGCGCGCTTTATCCGGGTTGGCCGTTTTTTTCAGGCGAGCTTGCTTCCTTCGGACTGATGCTGCTGCCGACGGTTACGGGTTTTTCGGATATGACCCAGACGATGACACCATTGGAAAAGGTCAAGCAAATTTCCAAAAACCTTACCTGGTACGCAGTCGGGCTTTTGGCGCTTTGCGCCCTGTCCGTCTTGTTTGCCCCGCTCGTTTTGCTCGCTGCCCTGTTTGCGTTGTTCGGGCATGAAGCGTTGTTTTTCTGGAGCCAGTGGAAAGAAAGGAAGCGTTCTCCTTACTACATCCAGTCTTCACGCGGCATCAAGGTCATGGGAGTCATCCCGGGCACGCGGGCAGAGGAGATCGGGATTGTGACAGGAGAAATCATCGTGAAGGTCAACGGCATTCCGGTGCGGGACAAGGAAGACTTGTACCCGGCGTTGCAGGCCAATCCGGCTTTTTGCAAAATGGAAGTGCTCACGCGCGAAGGCGAGATGAAGTTTGTGCAGTGCGCTGTCTACGCGGGCAATCACCATCAGTTGGGAATCATCGTGGTGCCGGACGCAACGACTCGCGTATTTGTCGATTTGAAACGATCCAGCGTCGTCGAGCTTATCAAGCAGAAGCTGGAAAAACTGAATGTCGGAGCTTGA
- a CDS encoding S41 family peptidase, whose protein sequence is MRWKGRTVLALVLISMVASSFLTIAMMKTSASANATQNGALTASTGAVFSGGSEYPQEFKKLYEAFTAIKKDYIQTVTNEQLVEGAIGGMVGALEDPYSDYMDPKSAEEFTSTLHSTFQGIGTEVTMQNGRVTVVSPFKGSPAERAGLRPNDQILSVNGESLEGLDLHQAVTKIRGPKGTKAVLKVVRAGVAEPLNIVCIRDDIPIETVNSQIIEKNGVKVGVIGITQFSTETAKHFKEQLASLEKTGIGGLVIDVRGNPGGYLLAVKEIGEVLVPKKGVIVAIEYGAGGQQKEEYRSTTDAAKPYPIAVLINGGSASASEILAGAMRDSGNYKLVGEKSFGKGTVQSTMEMTDKSQLKLTIAKWVTPSGEWIHKKGIEPDFKVAQPDYFNATQLPADKELARDMAGADVKNLQLILTGLKLSPGRDDGYFDEKTEQAIKQFQTAKKLPVTGKVDAATRSQLEESLRETMRKPENDLQLQKALDVVTGK, encoded by the coding sequence GTGAGATGGAAAGGACGTACCGTATTAGCGCTTGTGCTCATCTCGATGGTGGCCAGCAGCTTTTTGACCATAGCGATGATGAAGACATCAGCCAGCGCGAACGCAACTCAGAATGGGGCGCTGACTGCGTCCACAGGCGCGGTGTTTTCGGGAGGCTCGGAATATCCCCAGGAGTTCAAGAAGCTGTATGAAGCGTTTACAGCGATTAAAAAAGACTACATTCAAACGGTTACGAATGAACAGTTGGTAGAAGGCGCAATCGGCGGGATGGTCGGAGCTTTGGAAGATCCGTACAGCGATTACATGGACCCGAAATCAGCCGAAGAGTTTACCTCGACGCTGCATTCGACTTTCCAGGGAATCGGTACAGAGGTCACGATGCAAAACGGACGGGTCACCGTCGTCTCGCCGTTCAAAGGTTCTCCGGCCGAGCGTGCGGGTCTTAGACCGAACGACCAGATTTTGAGCGTCAACGGAGAATCGCTGGAAGGCTTGGATCTGCATCAGGCCGTGACCAAAATTCGCGGGCCAAAAGGAACGAAAGCCGTTCTGAAGGTCGTGCGCGCAGGAGTGGCAGAGCCGCTCAACATCGTGTGCATTCGTGACGATATTCCAATCGAAACGGTGAATAGCCAAATTATCGAGAAAAACGGCGTAAAGGTCGGCGTGATCGGCATTACCCAGTTCTCGACGGAAACAGCCAAGCACTTCAAGGAGCAGCTTGCTTCCCTGGAGAAAACGGGAATCGGCGGCCTCGTCATCGACGTGCGCGGCAATCCGGGCGGCTATTTGCTGGCTGTCAAAGAAATCGGAGAAGTGCTCGTGCCGAAAAAAGGCGTCATCGTCGCCATTGAGTACGGTGCTGGCGGGCAGCAAAAAGAAGAGTACCGCTCGACAACGGATGCTGCCAAACCGTATCCGATTGCGGTCCTGATTAACGGCGGAAGTGCCAGTGCCTCGGAAATTTTGGCCGGGGCGATGCGCGACAGCGGCAACTACAAGCTGGTCGGCGAAAAGAGCTTCGGAAAAGGCACTGTCCAAAGCACGATGGAAATGACGGACAAGAGCCAGCTCAAGCTGACCATCGCCAAATGGGTCACCCCAAGCGGCGAATGGATTCACAAAAAAGGAATCGAGCCGGACTTCAAGGTCGCGCAGCCTGATTATTTCAATGCGACGCAGTTGCCAGCCGACAAGGAGCTGGCCCGCGACATGGCAGGCGCTGACGTGAAGAACCTGCAACTGATCCTGACCGGACTGAAATTGTCGCCAGGCCGCGATGACGGCTACTTTGACGAAAAGACCGAACAGGCGATCAAGCAGTTCCAGACGGCGAAAAAGCTGCCTGTAACCGGAAAAGTGGACGCGGCGACCCGCAGTCAGCTCGAAGAAAGCTTGCGTGAAACGATGCGCAAGCCGGAGAACGATCTGCAATTGCAGAAGGCGCTGGATGTCGTTACCGGCAAATAG